Proteins from a genomic interval of Pseudomonas paeninsulae:
- the narJ gene encoding nitrate reductase molybdenum cofactor assembly chaperone has translation MQILKVISLLLDYPTEQLLEGRAELALAVDASREISPAQRGALHELLALICDNDLMDGQEHYGALFGRGRSLSLLLFEHVHGESRDRGQAMVDMMAQYEEAGFAIGIKELPDYIPLYLEFLSTREDLEAREGLADVSHLLTLLATRLDERESAYAGCFRALLQIAGVEPQEAMAEMREQVAAEVRDDSLEALDKIWEEEAVDFLQAEQQDRCPSQTSLPGKAREESAVPLHWVDFNQDGLATELTQEVRNV, from the coding sequence ATGCAAATTCTCAAGGTGATTTCACTGCTGCTGGATTATCCGACCGAGCAGTTGCTGGAGGGCCGGGCCGAGTTGGCCCTGGCCGTCGACGCCTCGCGGGAAATCAGCCCGGCGCAACGCGGCGCGCTGCACGAGCTGCTGGCACTGATCTGCGACAACGACCTGATGGATGGCCAGGAGCACTATGGTGCGCTGTTCGGTCGTGGTCGCTCGCTGTCGCTGCTGTTGTTCGAGCACGTACACGGCGAGTCGCGTGATCGTGGTCAGGCGATGGTCGACATGATGGCGCAGTACGAGGAAGCCGGTTTCGCCATCGGCATCAAGGAACTGCCCGACTACATCCCGCTGTACCTGGAGTTTCTCTCCACCCGCGAAGACCTGGAGGCCCGCGAGGGCCTGGCCGATGTCAGTCATCTGCTGACGTTGTTGGCTACTCGTCTGGACGAGCGCGAAAGTGCCTATGCCGGCTGCTTCCGCGCACTGCTGCAGATCGCCGGGGTCGAACCGCAGGAAGCCATGGCCGAGATGCGCGAACAGGTCGCTGCCGAGGTACGCGACGACTCGCTCGAAGCCCTCGACAAGATCTGGGAGGAGGAGGCCGTGGACTTCCTCCAAGCCGAGCAGCAAGACCGTTGCCCGAGCCAGACCAGCTTGCCGGGCAAGGCCCGTGAAGAGTCGGCGGTGCCGTTGCACTGGGTTGATTTCAATCAGGATGGGTTGGCCACCGAGCTGACCCAGGAGGTGCGCAATGTCTAA
- the narI gene encoding respiratory nitrate reductase subunit gamma, protein MSNFNLMAFGVYPYIALAICIIGSWARFDLSQYSWKAGSSQIFARSAAEQRYMRIASNLFHVGVLFVLAGHFVGLLMPAALYHVFISTENKQLLAMVSGGFFGVLCLIGLLMLLKRRMSDARVRASSTTSDIVLLFVLLTQLLLGLLSIFVSAGHMDGSVMVLLADWAQYTVTLQPVAAAASIESVSVVYKLHVFLGMTLFVLFPFTRLVHIISAPVWYLGRRYQIVRQKAVRPVAQRPQVRPLAQPAHERPVQAPQPGYAFSAAKAKDI, encoded by the coding sequence ATGTCTAACTTCAATCTGATGGCGTTCGGGGTTTATCCCTACATCGCCCTGGCTATCTGCATCATCGGCAGCTGGGCGCGTTTCGACCTGTCGCAGTACAGCTGGAAGGCCGGATCGAGCCAGATATTCGCCCGCTCGGCGGCCGAGCAACGCTACATGCGCATCGCCAGCAACCTGTTCCACGTCGGCGTGCTGTTCGTCCTGGCCGGTCACTTCGTCGGCCTGTTGATGCCCGCAGCGCTCTACCACGTGTTTATCAGTACCGAGAACAAGCAATTGCTGGCCATGGTCTCCGGCGGCTTCTTCGGCGTGCTGTGCCTGATCGGCCTGCTGATGCTGCTTAAACGGCGTATGTCCGACGCGCGGGTGCGAGCCAGTTCCACCACCTCGGACATCGTCCTCCTGTTCGTGCTGCTGACGCAGTTGCTGCTTGGCCTGTTGAGCATCTTCGTCTCGGCCGGCCACATGGACGGCTCGGTGATGGTGCTGCTGGCCGACTGGGCACAATACACCGTCACCCTGCAGCCAGTGGCCGCGGCCGCCAGCATCGAATCGGTGAGCGTGGTGTACAAGCTGCACGTGTTCCTCGGGATGACCCTGTTCGTGCTGTTCCCCTTCACCCGCCTGGTGCACATCATCAGCGCACCGGTGTGGTACCTGGGACGGCGCTACCAGATCGTCCGGCAGAAGGCTGTGCGTCCGGTTGCGCAACGGCCGCAGGTGCGTCCGCTCGCACAACCTGCTCATGAGAGACCTGTGCAAGCGCCGCAGCCTGGCTATGCCTTTAGCGCCGCCAAGGCCAAGGATATCTAA
- a CDS encoding peptidylprolyl isomerase has translation MGCGCGGSNAGQGGCGGQKPPVDLLVDAPGVQEVTPQSRPTADEPEALAEEVESAPTLIASSEQEWPRVTVNGVTIASDAMAQELQYHPAESREEAVFLAAQALVIRELLQQRIVELGLSVQAEPGESAEEAATRQLIEQEVALPECDEQSCQHYYQSNRARYVTAPLLAARHILLECAPDDAEARSLVREKADQLLELLRQDGGRFAELALVHSACPSKAQAGALGQLSKGQTVPEFERQLFKLPAGLAGQPLESRYGWHVVSVDQRIEGKQLPYDVVADSIRTLLQQGVWQKGVAQYLQTLIGAATIVGILLQGADSPLLQ, from the coding sequence ATGGGATGTGGATGCGGTGGTAGCAATGCAGGGCAGGGCGGGTGCGGCGGACAAAAGCCGCCAGTCGATCTGCTGGTTGATGCCCCTGGAGTACAAGAGGTAACTCCCCAATCGCGGCCTACGGCCGATGAGCCGGAGGCCCTTGCCGAGGAAGTCGAGTCAGCCCCCACGCTGATCGCCAGCAGCGAGCAGGAATGGCCGCGGGTCACGGTCAACGGCGTGACTATCGCGTCCGACGCCATGGCTCAGGAGCTGCAATATCACCCGGCAGAGAGCCGCGAGGAAGCGGTGTTTCTTGCCGCCCAGGCGCTGGTGATTCGTGAACTGCTGCAGCAGCGCATCGTCGAACTGGGCTTGTCGGTGCAGGCCGAACCTGGCGAAAGCGCGGAGGAGGCCGCTACCCGCCAGCTGATCGAGCAGGAAGTGGCGCTACCGGAGTGCGACGAGCAAAGCTGTCAGCATTATTACCAGAGCAATCGGGCGCGCTACGTCACCGCTCCCTTGCTGGCCGCGCGGCACATCCTGCTCGAGTGTGCCCCGGACGATGCCGAGGCGCGCAGCCTGGTTCGTGAGAAAGCTGATCAGTTGCTTGAGCTGTTGCGCCAGGATGGCGGTCGCTTCGCCGAACTGGCCCTGGTCCACTCGGCGTGTCCTTCAAAGGCCCAGGCTGGTGCGTTGGGGCAACTGAGCAAAGGCCAGACCGTGCCCGAGTTCGAGCGGCAACTGTTCAAGCTGCCTGCCGGGCTGGCCGGCCAACCGCTGGAAAGCCGCTACGGCTGGCATGTAGTCAGCGTCGATCAGCGCATCGAAGGCAAGCAATTGCCTTACGACGTGGTCGCCGACTCGATCCGTACACTGCTGCAACAAGGCGTATGGCAGAAGGGCGTGGCTCAGTACCTGCAAACCCTGATTGGCGCGGCGACTATCGTCGGCATCCTGTTGCAAGGCGCCGATTCACCGCTGTTGCAGTAG
- the moaA gene encoding GTP 3',8-cyclase MoaA, with amino-acid sequence MNTVLQDGFGRTIDYLRMSVTDRCDFRCVYCMAEDMTFLPRQQVLGIEELYRLAALFVGLGVKKIRLTGGEPLVRNGIVELCQRIAALPGLRELVMTSNGSQLVKLARPLADAGVKRLNISLDSLDAGKFRGITRTGSLRQVLDGIEAARDAGFERIKLNAVVMKGRNFDEVLDLVDYAIAKQLDISFIEEMPLGDVGRSRGESYCSSEEVRNLISSRHAVLDSAEHSGGPARYIRLKEHAATRIGFISPNSHNFCSTCNRVRLTVEGRLLLCLGHENSIDLRALVRRYPLDDQPIIDAVQQALQRKPLRHEFSADGEVKILRFMNASGG; translated from the coding sequence ATGAACACTGTCTTGCAGGATGGCTTTGGCCGCACTATCGATTACCTGCGCATGTCGGTCACCGACAGGTGTGACTTTCGCTGTGTCTATTGCATGGCCGAAGACATGACCTTCCTGCCGCGTCAGCAGGTACTTGGGATCGAGGAGCTGTATCGCCTGGCGGCGCTGTTCGTCGGCCTGGGGGTGAAGAAGATCCGCCTGACCGGCGGCGAACCGCTGGTGCGCAACGGCATCGTCGAGCTGTGCCAGCGCATCGCCGCCTTGCCCGGCTTGCGCGAGCTGGTGATGACCAGCAATGGCTCGCAACTGGTCAAACTGGCCAGGCCGCTGGCCGACGCCGGGGTCAAGCGCCTGAACATCAGCCTCGACAGCCTGGATGCCGGAAAATTTCGCGGCATCACCCGGACCGGCAGCCTGCGCCAGGTGCTGGACGGCATCGAAGCGGCGCGCGATGCCGGTTTCGAGCGGATCAAGCTCAACGCGGTGGTCATGAAAGGGCGCAACTTCGACGAAGTGCTCGACCTGGTCGACTACGCCATCGCCAAGCAGCTCGATATCAGCTTCATCGAGGAAATGCCCCTGGGCGACGTCGGCCGTTCACGTGGCGAGTCGTACTGTTCCAGCGAAGAAGTGCGCAACCTGATCAGCAGCCGGCATGCGGTACTCGATAGCGCCGAACACAGCGGCGGGCCAGCGCGCTATATCCGCCTGAAGGAGCATGCGGCTACCCGAATCGGCTTCATTTCACCGAATTCGCACAACTTCTGCAGCACCTGCAACCGCGTGCGCCTGACCGTCGAAGGCCGCCTGCTGTTGTGCCTGGGCCATGAAAACTCCATCGACCTGCGCGCCCTGGTGCGCCGCTACCCGCTGGACGACCAACCAATCATCGACGCGGTGCAGCAGGCCCTGCAACGCAAACCACTGCGCCACGAATTCAGCGCCGATGGCGAAGTGAAGATCCTGCGTTTCATGAACGCCAGCGGCGGCTGA